In the Candidatus Bathyarchaeia archaeon genome, one interval contains:
- a CDS encoding phosphate uptake regulator PhoU, giving the protein MGDWDGMEIRRIQKTPDGTFFITIPKEWASGLGLSKGSAVRLVNEGGRISMEPWRGEEAEGALREAMIHPSPLIGREIVEKYLSGYDLIRIRSDSVIDSKARERIKAALKTLIGMEILEEDSKNIVIQCVIEPELLNPGKILRRLHSVAASMQADSLRSMIEGDVELASTVVERDEEVDRLYFLLVRALRAALSEGKPRRPDFPSPKECMDYRLLATYIEAAADCAVAIAVLAKGSAVRLNGEQAAAMAEAGRRIHEAFKGAFEAVLSGDLELASRIHHSKPEMEGELIRLGKSLLKGPAEAEAIFGLLSSLTRMCEISVDMADLTASR; this is encoded by the coding sequence TTGGGCGATTGGGACGGCATGGAGATAAGGAGGATTCAGAAGACCCCGGATGGGACCTTCTTTATAACCATACCGAAGGAATGGGCCTCGGGGCTCGGCCTTTCCAAGGGCTCGGCCGTTAGGCTGGTCAACGAGGGCGGCCGCATATCGATGGAGCCATGGCGGGGCGAGGAGGCTGAGGGGGCCCTTAGGGAGGCCATGATCCATCCATCTCCATTAATCGGGAGGGAGATAGTGGAGAAATACCTATCGGGCTACGATTTGATACGCATAAGATCCGACTCCGTGATAGATTCCAAGGCCAGGGAGAGGATAAAGGCGGCTTTGAAGACGCTCATAGGGATGGAGATATTGGAGGAGGATTCCAAGAACATAGTTATACAATGCGTCATAGAGCCCGAGCTCCTGAACCCGGGGAAAATATTGAGGCGGTTGCATTCGGTGGCCGCCTCGATGCAAGCGGACTCCCTCAGATCGATGATCGAGGGGGATGTGGAATTGGCCTCCACCGTGGTGGAGAGGGATGAGGAGGTCGATAGGCTCTACTTCCTATTGGTTAGGGCCCTGAGGGCCGCACTATCAGAGGGCAAGCCGAGGAGGCCCGACTTCCCGAGCCCGAAGGAGTGCATGGATTATAGGCTCTTGGCCACGTATATAGAGGCGGCGGCCGATTGCGCAGTGGCGATAGCGGTGCTGGCGAAGGGCTCGGCTGTGAGGCTTAACGGCGAACAAGCCGCGGCCATGGCGGAGGCTGGGCGGAGGATCCACGAGGCCTTCAAGGGTGCCTTCGAGGCGGTCCTATCCGGGGATTTGGAATTGGCCTCGAGGATCCACCATTCCAAGCCGGAGATGGAGGGGGAGTTGATCCGGCTTGGGAAATCGCTCTTAAAGGGGCCGGCCGAGGCCGAGGCGATCTTCGGGCTCCTGAGCTCGCTGACTAGGATGTGCGAGATCAGTGTGGATATGGCCGATCTAACGGCCTCCAGATGA
- a CDS encoding DNA-directed DNA polymerase II small subunit, with the protein MSYPDGLRRALSRALMAGLQIDAKAMEALRSLSPADAESAIEAIIPEAKASGDFVIRLEAIQRILSSRGMAGPRAEGAPTGKAALPHPAKDYEADIRVLKGLDIAQPQGGGPEDFSSLFRSRFDALSKILRRRVDARDAIGIAEALEAKKGDPVKFIAMVYERAERERGLVISVEDPEASAAVLIPKDRRELFDLAMAIPLDQVVCISGKRGAGDLFIAEEILLPDVPDRRVEPPGIPLSAVLLSDLHVGSRTFMEGPFKRFLAWLRGDLGGGDLRALARAVKYVIIAGDIVDGVGVYPDHERDLAVPDLYKQYERAAELLEGIPDYVELIIVPGNHDPVRQALPQPPIPRDYAEPLLEARPVMNLGNPAELSIHGLRFLVYHGRSLDDLMASAPGPEGRKPEAGMELLLRCRHLSPQYGGKTPIAPIREDALVIGEPPDVFQAGHVHIFGLGSYRGTRLVNCGAWQSQTDYQRRMGLEPTPCIAPILSFADFNLQRIDFSSEALELI; encoded by the coding sequence TTGTCGTATCCGGATGGGCTCAGGAGGGCGCTCTCGAGGGCCCTCATGGCCGGCCTCCAAATAGATGCAAAGGCCATGGAGGCCCTGAGGAGCCTCAGCCCCGCCGATGCCGAATCCGCAATCGAGGCGATCATACCAGAGGCGAAGGCCTCCGGGGATTTCGTGATAAGATTGGAGGCGATCCAGAGGATCCTCTCCTCAAGGGGGATGGCGGGCCCAAGGGCTGAGGGCGCCCCCACAGGGAAGGCGGCGCTGCCCCATCCGGCCAAGGATTACGAAGCGGATATAAGGGTCCTTAAGGGCTTGGATATAGCCCAACCCCAAGGGGGCGGGCCGGAGGATTTCTCCTCGCTCTTCAGATCGAGGTTCGATGCCCTCTCGAAGATCCTGAGGAGGAGGGTGGATGCAAGGGATGCCATTGGGATCGCGGAGGCCTTGGAGGCGAAGAAGGGGGATCCGGTGAAGTTCATAGCGATGGTTTATGAAAGGGCGGAGAGGGAGAGGGGCTTAGTGATATCGGTCGAGGATCCGGAGGCCAGCGCCGCCGTGCTGATCCCGAAGGACAGGAGGGAGCTCTTCGATCTGGCCATGGCGATTCCATTGGATCAGGTCGTATGCATATCCGGCAAGCGCGGGGCCGGCGACCTCTTCATAGCTGAGGAGATCCTCCTGCCCGATGTCCCCGATAGGAGGGTTGAGCCTCCAGGGATCCCATTGAGCGCGGTCCTTTTATCGGACCTCCACGTGGGCAGCAGGACCTTCATGGAGGGGCCCTTCAAGAGGTTCTTGGCTTGGCTGAGGGGCGATCTGGGCGGGGGGGATTTGAGAGCCCTCGCGAGGGCCGTTAAATACGTCATAATCGCCGGGGATATCGTCGATGGCGTGGGCGTATACCCGGATCACGAAAGGGATTTGGCCGTACCGGATTTGTACAAGCAATACGAAAGGGCGGCCGAGCTCCTTGAGGGGATACCGGATTACGTGGAGTTGATAATCGTTCCCGGGAACCACGACCCGGTTCGGCAGGCGCTCCCGCAGCCCCCGATCCCGAGGGATTACGCGGAGCCCCTCCTCGAGGCTAGGCCGGTGATGAACCTTGGGAACCCAGCGGAGCTCTCGATTCACGGGCTCCGCTTCCTAGTTTACCACGGGAGAAGCTTGGACGATTTGATGGCCTCGGCCCCGGGCCCGGAGGGGAGGAAGCCGGAGGCCGGGATGGAGCTATTGCTCAGGTGCAGGCACCTTTCGCCCCAATATGGGGGCAAAACGCCCATCGCGCCGATCCGGGAGGATGCGCTGGTCATAGGGGAGCCACCGGACGTCTTCCAAGCGGGCCACGTCCACATATTCGGGCTCGGGTCCTATAGGGGGACGAGGCTCGTGAATTGCGGGGCTTGGCAATCCCAAACCGATTATCAAAGGCGGATGGGGCTGGAGCCGACCCCTTGCATAGCGCCCATACTCAGCTTCGCCGATTTCAACCTCCAGAGGATCGATTTCTCCTCCGAGGCTCTGGAGCTCATCTGA
- a CDS encoding APC family permease, which produces MTGKGEAPKGLRAGALGAKESLLICVGGMIGIAIFTLPSTTFALCGPSAVLAWALAGALMLIIGLTIAELASAFPRAGGVSRYPREALGHRGALGGLLAFLSGWIYWFTFGVLANVIGAMFIGQYLSMLLPSIAPHPTAMALAALALVFALNLLGIRIAGIANAILTAALISIMILYSVIALPKADLSLFRPFLSGQLGLRGFLISITVAWLGYTAWMAITSVAEEVRDPQRTVPRAISASITIVAILYLSALLATIGNVGWMELTMGNPEGYYAPFALAAAALGLDWLRGLIYLAGLLAISTTMLVLLMDSSRVLYAMAKDGALPRALAATSRRFGTPWASLVFLSAASAMLLIQPPSLIYYLIQMGGANFGLVITMNCACALYLKLFRKGAYNPRYRAPGGPALPAISIALMALAMSQYDMEVYRLALGWIGIGAAAYALRRALGH; this is translated from the coding sequence ATGACCGGCAAAGGTGAGGCGCCCAAGGGGCTTAGGGCGGGCGCCTTGGGGGCCAAGGAGAGCCTGCTAATATGCGTTGGGGGCATGATCGGCATAGCCATATTCACGCTCCCATCCACTACGTTCGCCCTTTGCGGCCCCTCCGCCGTCCTAGCTTGGGCATTGGCGGGCGCCTTGATGCTCATAATAGGCCTCACCATAGCTGAGCTCGCATCGGCCTTCCCGAGGGCTGGGGGGGTCTCTCGCTATCCTCGGGAGGCCTTGGGGCATAGGGGGGCATTGGGAGGTCTCCTAGCCTTCTTATCCGGCTGGATCTATTGGTTCACCTTCGGGGTCCTCGCCAACGTCATAGGGGCCATGTTCATCGGCCAATATCTCTCGATGCTCCTCCCCTCGATAGCGCCACATCCCACCGCAATGGCCCTTGCCGCCTTGGCGCTGGTATTCGCGCTGAACCTATTGGGGATTAGGATCGCTGGGATCGCCAACGCCATCCTAACGGCCGCATTGATATCGATAATGATCCTCTACTCGGTCATCGCCCTGCCCAAGGCTGACCTCAGCCTCTTCAGGCCCTTCCTCTCCGGCCAGCTGGGCCTCAGGGGATTCCTCATAAGCATAACGGTGGCTTGGTTGGGATATACGGCTTGGATGGCGATAACCTCGGTGGCGGAGGAGGTGAGGGATCCCCAAAGGACCGTGCCAAGGGCCATATCGGCATCGATAACGATCGTGGCGATCCTCTACCTATCCGCCCTCCTTGCCACGATCGGCAATGTGGGATGGATGGAACTGACCATGGGCAATCCCGAGGGCTATTATGCGCCTTTCGCCCTAGCCGCAGCGGCCTTGGGCCTTGATTGGCTTAGGGGCTTGATCTATCTCGCGGGCCTCTTGGCCATATCCACGACGATGCTGGTCCTGTTGATGGATAGCAGCAGGGTCCTTTACGCGATGGCCAAGGATGGGGCGCTGCCGAGGGCCTTGGCAGCGACGAGCCGCCGGTTCGGGACCCCTTGGGCCTCGTTGGTCTTCCTATCGGCCGCATCGGCCATGTTGCTGATCCAGCCGCCATCGCTGATCTATTACCTGATCCAAATGGGCGGGGCCAACTTCGGCCTCGTGATAACGATGAATTGCGCATGCGCCCTTTACCTGAAGCTTTTTCGTAAGGGGGCGTATAATCCCCGCTATAGGGCGCCGGGGGGGCCGGCCCTGCCGGCCATCTCGATCGCCCTGATGGCTTTGGCGATGAGCCAATACGATATGGAGGTTTATAGGCTGGCCCTCGGATGGATCGGGATCGGAGCGGCCGCTTACGCGCTTCGGAGGGCCCTCGGCCATTGA